Within the Pseudomonas chlororaphis subsp. aurantiaca genome, the region TTCGGACAACCCGCATGAGCCGGCCCTCCATGAGAGGGAGTTCCTTGAACCCATACAACTCGCCGGCAACATCCGACAAGCGCAGATCGATCTCATGCAGGCCGAGTTTTGCCTCGGCGAGTGCAGAGCGTGCGGCGGCGGTGAGGCCAAGCCCGAGCAATGGTTCGCCTGAAAGGATCGATGCTTGCTCCTGGCCGAAGCCGATCCCGATGACCTCGGCGTGGGTATCGCCCCAGGGCTCTGCCTGGACCAGCACGGCGGCGGCGGCTTCGCCGGGAATCACGCCGTCCCGGTTGGCTGGCGTCTTCAACCGGTGATGCTCATCCAGCCACTGGAGCGTCGTCGCGTTGAGCAGAGAATCGACTCCGCAGACCAGGCACGCGGGGACCTGCTCCTGCTGAATCAACCGTCGTGCTTCATGCAGGGCCAAGAACCCCGCGGTGTGGCCCGTTGGAAACACCCGTGAACTGGAGGGATGGAAGTGAACGCCGAACGCGTCGTATAGGTGGTTCACGATCGATTGAACCAGGCCCGCGTTGCGGCTCCCACCTCCGGGGCGTTCCGGTTCGGCCAGGCACAGGAGCAGCGGTATCTGGTCCCAGGGCATATCGGGTGGCCCGTGCAGCAGATCCGCCAGCGCCTGGCTCAGCAATTCATTCAAACGAGAGGCGCGTGGCAGCGTCCAGTCCAGGCCGGGCACCATGGCGCCAACGATGGGTTCGCATGAGTTGTCGAGGTAGGGCAGGTTTTCCAAGGCTGAGAGGCCGGCGCGTTTGGCCGCGCAGGCGCTGGCGGCACTCAGGCCGACAGGACAGGCCATACCGCTGCTCGTTATGAATATGTTGTTATTCCTATGCATGATCAGTCATCGTCCAGGTCGTTCGGATGGCGCGTTGTTTTTGACCACTCGACGACTTCGGCCAGTGACTTGAACCGGCGCTTCCCGCGCATGCGTTCGTCCCTGGCCCGATCAAGCATCATTTGCCGGCAGCTTGTCCCGAGCTTGACTTGCGATACTTCATGGATGTTGCGTCGCAGCGGAATAGATGCCCGCCACACCAGGGTCAGCCGTCCTTCGTCCGGCTCCAGCAGCACGGTATCGACGACGGCCGGAACCTCGGTGATCCGATCTTCCCGGGAGAGGAACAGGACAGGTAGACGAAGATCGGCCGGAAGCCTGAACGCTGTCCTGCCTTGACGGGTCAGGTTCATCAGCGCCACATCCTCACCTCCGTGGGGATAGTCGATCTGCTGGTCCTCCGGGGCGCTTTGGAAGTAGCGGGTGTCAAAGTCTGCCGGTAGAAACGGGAATTGATGATCCAGCCACTTCTGATCGTAGGTACCCGCCCACCGTATGCGTTGTTGCCAAGCGCGACCGATCGGACCGAATGCCATGGGTCTATAGCCGCCTTGCGGCTGGGTTACAGGATTGTCCAGTTCCTCGGTGTTGGGTAGCGGCTTGCCATGCAGTTGTGCCGCAGTAGCCTTGGGGTGAAAACCGACGCCAGCGTGGTTCAGTGGGTACCAGCGGTGCTTGGCTGGGTCTTGATGTGTTCGGTCGACTCCCCCGTAGGCGTTGTTGTAGCTGATTGGCAACGTAGTGAACGGCTGAGGTGTGGCGGGCGAGGCTGATAGCAGCCCTGCCTCGTACGCGCGAGGCCCCACCACCTTGAATGCTTTGATGAGGGAGCCCGCCTTGATCGCGACGGTAACGGCGGTTGCCGGCTTCCCGTGCGGGGCATGGCAACTCCCATTGAGCAGTACGTCACAGCGGGGCTTGCCAGGTGCGAAGTCATTCTCGTACAGCGGTGCCGATGAACCGGGCTCGCCAGTGAAGATGTCCGTCATCACCAAGGGACGCTGATCTTCCAGCAGTTGCGGTTCCCGCTCTGGACGGTCGGGAATGGCATAGGTTCCCTTCGCCACGACCACGAGCCACTCGCGGCCGACCTTGTCGGTGGAGGTCGTATAGCCGGCTACCAGCTTAGTGGTGTTGAGCAGTTCCATGCGTGTGGTGCCTCGGTTGATCTGCAGCGAACCGCCGCTGATGCGGTTCGCCCCTCAGGAGCGGCTGGACAGGTGGGCATCCAGGGTGATCGCCTGGCCTGCGCTGGGCGCGCCGCTGGTCGCCGTCGGCGCGGGTTTCGCTGCTGGTTGTCCAGGGGCGAGAGTGGCTGACGCTCATCGCGCGGCGCACGCCCGACAGGGTGGCGCATGGGCGGGAGGCAGGACGCGCGCTCCCTGACTCGTTCGAGCCCAGCGCAGGTGACGGGTAGGCCCATTCTGTGTCCGTCGACGCCGCGCGGCTGCGGGAACTGCGCGTAGTCGACATGGATTCAGTAGGCGGGATCATTGTAATCAACCGGCGTCCAGTTCTTGCCGTCCGAGGTAAATGCCAGATGCCGATTGCCGACCGACCAAAGAACGCCATCGCCTGCTGACAAAAAAGACGCCGACCCTATTCCGTCAGATCCAATAGCGGCTTGCTCGAGGCGTTCATCCGCTAGCTTGAAGACTGCTTTGGAGGAGGAAACGAACACATCGTCATTCAAGCTTTCCACTCCCCAGAGGTCATCGCTGAAGTCGCCCAGATCGATGACTTCCCATCGGTCTTCCCTTCCGGCAAGAACCACACCGGCTTGCCCAACGATATAGGTCTTGCCATTGGGCGCGCAGTGAACACGTTGCAGGGCAACGGAGGTCGGGCTGTCTATGGGCTGCCATTGCGCGCCGTTGAATAGCCATATTTCACCATCCAAGCCCACCGCATAGATTTCATT harbors:
- a CDS encoding DUF2169 family type VI secretion system accessory protein; its protein translation is MELLNTTKLVAGYTTSTDKVGREWLVVVAKGTYAIPDRPEREPQLLEDQRPLVMTDIFTGEPGSSAPLYENDFAPGKPRCDVLLNGSCHAPHGKPATAVTVAIKAGSLIKAFKVVGPRAYEAGLLSASPATPQPFTTLPISYNNAYGGVDRTHQDPAKHRWYPLNHAGVGFHPKATAAQLHGKPLPNTEELDNPVTQPQGGYRPMAFGPIGRAWQQRIRWAGTYDQKWLDHQFPFLPADFDTRYFQSAPEDQQIDYPHGGEDVALMNLTRQGRTAFRLPADLRLPVLFLSREDRITEVPAVVDTVLLEPDEGRLTLVWRASIPLRRNIHEVSQVKLGTSCRQMMLDRARDERMRGKRRFKSLAEVVEWSKTTRHPNDLDDD
- a CDS encoding beta-ketoacyl synthase N-terminal-like domain-containing protein, translating into MACPVGLSAASACAAKRAGLSALENLPYLDNSCEPIVGAMVPGLDWTLPRASRLNELLSQALADLLHGPPDMPWDQIPLLLCLAEPERPGGGSRNAGLVQSIVNHLYDAFGVHFHPSSSRVFPTGHTAGFLALHEARRLIQQEQVPACLVCGVDSLLNATTLQWLDEHHRLKTPANRDGVIPGEAAAAVLVQAEPWGDTHAEVIGIGFGQEQASILSGEPLLGLGLTAAARSALAEAKLGLHEIDLRLSDVAGELYGFKELPLMEGRLMRVVRKQAQPLWHWAEAIGDSGAAAGIAQLVLADQAFRKGYAPGTKAMGLTSSVAGSRAATILRAATLSRFSPPKDGGTNHGL